Part of the Nerophis ophidion isolate RoL-2023_Sa linkage group LG11, RoL_Noph_v1.0, whole genome shotgun sequence genome is shown below.
aattttaaaaatttcaggcaaattgatgcactttacaTCTTTTCTGTGACAGAatttttgaattgaattgaaatatttatttcaaacctgcgcAGTACAACtcaacacagttttttttttttacatgttggcaaatatatttatgcaaggcttgaaaagaggttggatgaagcagatgcttataatatcccaacccctctcactcattccacatttaacataaacaatataataaaagaacaaaactctataaacaaaaacaagaaaaactcctgtacattAACAATACGATAGTACCACTgatactatgagacaagacaagacgagacaaaacacacacacacacacaaacgggcccaaacactctctgaccatGCACCTCGCTTCCATCACTCTGtactgagggcatcactctctttcctcctcatgtttcttcagtacttcttttttaaacagtgttttaaattgaatcatgctagaacacatttttaagttgtcccctaagttgttccacagactgactccacgcactgaaatgcacattgattttaaagttgttctaaatttaggcaaatataatttgttgtttcttCTTAAACTGTAACAATGGTGACCATCTCTATCATGGAATatgttctgtatattggatggtagagagttttgggatgccctgaacataatttgagcagttttaaagttgatcacatcgttcagtttaagttgctttaagtccataaatagtcgatttgaatgatgtctgtagtgaacattggacacaatcctgatagcctttttctgcagagtgactaaaggttgtagatgtgatttataacaattaccccagacttcaacacaatagtttaaatatgacataataaatgaatgatacaataaaagcagagcattggtgttcaataaattacatgatctcctcatcattccaacacatttagcaacttttgtcctcaggtaacttatatgaggcttccatgagatattttcatccATCACCGCTCCTAAGAATGAATTTTGTTGAgcatattctattggtgtatcatcaataacaatcctgatcggtatattacttttgcgattgctaaagagcattattttggtcttctttaagttcagagacaatttgttcgtattaaaccaagtttttaactttatcatctcctcagttacagaggccagaagttgcttcacgtcatcacctgcacatgtaatggttgtatcgtcagcaaagaggatgaactTCAACAGCGTTGATAATTTACATATTTAGttgatatatattataaatagtgtGGGTCGCAGTATCGAGCCCTGGGGGACTCCATAGGTTATGTTCATGAGTGTAGAATGATGTTGGTCGatctgaacaatctgctgtctctcatttaagtagctttccagccatttccctgccaatccccttatCCCATAGTTTTCCAGAACcaatgttaataaagttattatTTGTTGGAAATTGATCTATATTtctatgtttttttctttgtaatattaatatttatgtatCTACTATTAATATGgacacaatgttatgcagaggtgtattcCTAACAATTgtatagacaaatgatactatttttAGTTGCGGCGGAGAGATCACAACATTTGTTTGTCTTCAGAAATTGAGCAGCACTGCTTTAGCTCCAgatttcttctgtttgtttgatacagAGTCGTGTATGAAGATATTATGACGAACTCGGTTTCAGGCaatctcctcaatgattggtcaaaaggcactcatGTGACTACAGCGCTCCATGACTGCTACTAATTTTGAGCTGTTGTTCATTAGTTTTTCGCCTTGTAAAAATGCCCTGTTGTGCAGAATTGGGCTGCTCCACCTGTGAGAATTGTGAAAAGCTTTTACATTGCTTTACCAACAACCTGGAAAGAAGACAAATATGGGAACTGAAGGTTGATGAACAACACTGGAGACAAACCAATTACAGTATCTTGTGCcaagtaaacacaacagaacatccacgttttgttcaggagagagagaacacacagaagctaatacaaataacagaagattttaatacatttaaaagatggtttgacaaaaacagactatgtcTGAATCTCAATAAACTAAAAATAATGAAATTCGGTAGCAGCAGAAGAGAAAGTCACACATAATTACAAATAGATTGGCATTGAATgagtaaaacaaaaactaattTTGGGTTTAAtattagatgataaaatgaactgggaaTCTTATAAAAATATACGACCTAAAGTAGCAAGAAATTCATCAATAATGAAAAAAGCTTAAtaaccagggtgtaccccgccatccgcccgaatgcagctgagataggctccagtaccccccgacaccccaaaagggacaagcggtagaagatggatgggatggatcgATGTTCTgcaccaaaaatcactccatattctctgcTGCTCGACAGTGTTGCCATATatcagttattgtgcagaaatacggGGAAATAACAACAAAAGTACACTTATTTACGTAtagcatgttacaaaaaagaaagatcagttagaataatacataatgagtTATTCATACTgtgattacaaatacattggaggcagccaccacagttgacatacttcacacacacaagtcataATCTCTCCAAGACTGTTTGTCCAAAGCTAATTAGGACTTTGGCAAAATGAGGGTAATAAGAATTTTTTTGGGTTGTGCtgtgtatttttttacatttattgcaCCGTCGGGTGCGTGTTAGACAACCTCCTGGTCATGAAACACTGCAGGAATGTAGCagcatccatcaattttctaccgcttgtccctttcggggtcgcagggttgctggagcctatcttagctgcattcgggaggaaggcgggctacaccctcaGCAGTGCGTAAAATACAGCCGCGAAAATTCTATTTTCACTAAATAATagcttccatccatttttccaccgcttattccctttggggtcgcggggggcgctggtgcctatctcagctacaaccgggcggaaggtgggctacaccctCAGCAGTGCGTCAAATACAGccgcgaaaattttattttcactaaaAATAGCTTTGTTTAGTGAAAtagttttattgtaagtttaggAGTTAAGTATGTTTATGTTTACTATATTTACACACATTCCTGGTAGCAGTCATGCCGCCtgttgtttagttggccatactctttaTACGTAACTCTGATTTGCTATTGTCATTACTGGCACATGTGTTGGAAAAGTGTATAACAACTGAGTAacgctgcggcccatacggacaactgctgagaaacagatattttttggatGCCCTCTCAGGGGCGCTTGCAGCCTAACTGAGTCAAGGAACACTGCTGTAAAGGACATTTGGTCCCCAGAATATACAAAATGACAGTAATAGTAAAGGGAGACGCCCGGCTCCCCGGTCCTTCActgtctggaaatgtggccctcaAAACAATTTAGTCAAAGTATCAAAACATTTGCATTTTCCAGGATTTTTAATATGTGCACCCATTATTTGCAGTTGTGCAGGCGAGTCTTAGATCTTAACCCCAGGAAACAGCAGCGACACCTGTAACATTTGGATGTAGCTTTGCAGGGAGGTGTTGCGTCTCCCTTTTATCGCAACTTAAAGAGCAACTGATTGTTTGTCTTCTTTTCCAGGCAGCACAATGCCTTATTGGAGTTTCCGTGGTCAGTCTTGGTGTTATGTTTTATCTGACACAAAATATGTTCCACATCTTTCCCAGTGTTGTGGTAAATATATTCTAGTTTCTATCAATTCGCCTTTTCTTCGCATAACTTGATATCGTCATTATTTCCTGTGTTGTGGAAGTAATGTTTGTGTTGTGGTATGATTTAGTTTGTGCTGAGTGGAATGCTGAGCTACGCTGCAGGCCGTGCTCCAAACATGCGTGTGGTAAGTAGACGTTTTTCAATAAAGTGAACATGAAGAACATTTTAATTGTCCTTTTCTTTCCATCTGACAGATGAAACTGTCATTTTGTCTGAACATCCTCAGCTTCTTGTGGTCAGTGGTGGCAACTTGTCTCCTTGTGATCGATATTCTACATGATAGAAGAATATATGATGATGTTAAGGTATAAACTATGTCCCAAGCTTGAATCGGCAAAAAAAAACCAACCtttctttgtgttttttccagCTGCATGCGGCCGTCAGAGTGATGATTGTGAGTCTGCTGGTTGCGGAAAGCTTCATCGCCTTGTTTCTTATCTACTGGCAGAACAAAGCAATTTGCAGACAACATTTCAACACTCTGGTAGGTCGCCTCCACATCATTGCAGTACAAGTCACAAAACTAATGATTGGACTTTTTTACCGGCAGCCCATCATTCATCTGACACACGAGGACTGATGCATTCCAACACGCCAGcaagtttgaaaaaatgtttaattattgTGCAAATAGCTCTGGATGGACCTTACCTTCTTGTGTATTACTATAGCTGTTTTACTGGATACTTTGTCCAATAGGGGGCGCAATTATAAGGTAACATTCTTATTGGGAGTATTTTGCATGTAATTGCAATATTGGAAAAGCCATTTATTCAAAATAATTACAATTGCAAATTTACCATACGTCATCAAATAGTGGCCGACACCACACTGATGGAGGCCGAGCCACAACTAATCGCCAGGTGAGACGTTTTTTTCGCTCAGGAAAACAACAACCCCCAAATCTGTTtaacataaaaacatacatttttcaaCCTGTGTATTATTTAAGAAGTGTAGTATTACATGTACAATAACAAGCTATACGTATCAGTTCAATACAGTTTTATACAATCTAGGCAGACTCATCACTAAGGAGGTCCTTATGGCCTgaaaaattatataaataaataaataaatgggttgtacttgtatagcgcttttctaccttcaaagtactcaaagcgctttgacactacttccacatttacccattcacacacacattcacacactgatggagggagctgccatgcaaggcgccaaccagcacccatcaggagcaagggtgaagtgtcttgctcaggacacaacggacgtgacgaggttggtactaggtgggatttgaacgagggaccctcgggttgtgcacggccactcttccactgcgccacgccgtccccatatatatatt
Proteins encoded:
- the LOC133562013 gene encoding uncharacterized protein LOC133562013 encodes the protein MKETFVCDDYMIFTIPIGSDTEGCGNVRPGQFQCVFKDTFKVFAKKGFPKPLAAAQCLIGVSVVSLGVMFYLTQNMFHIFPSVVFVLSGMLSYAAGRAPNMRVMKLSFCLNILSFLWSVVATCLLVIDILHDRRIYDDVKLHAAVRVMIVSLLVAESFIALFLIYWQNKAICRQHFNTLPIIHLTHED